The genomic stretch GCGGGCGCACATCATAGGTCAGGCATATCCCTACCACCATAGTTCCGTGCATTGGAAGATGCTGCTTTTCGGCATTCGAATCAAAGACACCAAAGAAGTGTTTGGCCAGATCCCACGCCTTTTGATTGGTGGAGTCAAATCCTTTGTAGGGAAGATACCTGTAGGCAATACAGGTGGCGCAAATATCCCACCGTTGAAGCCCC from Verrucomicrobiota bacterium encodes the following:
- a CDS encoding DUF3703 domain-containing protein, which translates into the protein MKLYTIMPKRLKPYFDQELKEYKRHLHAGSLQTAWSHLERAHIIGQAYPYHHSSVHWKMLLFGIRIKDTKEVFGQIPRLLIGGVKSFVGKIPVGNTGGANIPPLKPLPISEELLSIFKQAGLENYGA